The proteins below come from a single Osmerus mordax isolate fOsmMor3 chromosome 3, fOsmMor3.pri, whole genome shotgun sequence genomic window:
- the limd2 gene encoding LIM domain-containing protein 2 — MDNRNTPEEKPVQRSKSFSFKTQREVCSSCDKTVYPMERLVANNLIFHSTCFCCKHCNTKLSLGTYAALQGEFYCKPHFQQLFKSKGNYDEGFGRKQHKELWASKEAEKITKTA; from the exons GACAACCGAAACACCCCTGAAGAGAAACCGGTCCAGCGCTCTAAA TCCTTCAGCTTCAAGACTCAAAGGGAAGTATGCTCGTCCTGTGACAAGACCGTCTACCCCATGGAGAGACTGGTGGCCAACAACCTGATCTTCCACAGCACCTGCTTCTGCTGCAAGCACTGCAACACCAAACTCAG CCTTGGCACTTACGCTGCCCTACAGGGTGAGTTTTACTGCAAGCCCCACTTCCAGCAGCTCTTCAAAAGCAAAGGCAACTACGACGAGGGCTTTGGGCGCAAGCAGCACAAGGAGCTGTGGGCCTCAAAGGAGGCGGAGAAAATAACCAAGACCGCATAA